From Manduca sexta isolate Smith_Timp_Sample1 chromosome 21, JHU_Msex_v1.0, whole genome shotgun sequence, the proteins below share one genomic window:
- the LOC115447919 gene encoding LOW QUALITY PROTEIN: synaptic vesicle 2-related protein (The sequence of the model RefSeq protein was modified relative to this genomic sequence to represent the inferred CDS: deleted 1 base in 1 codon) → MANKGDGDRRKKDSVWTISHGNREEYACPYGDAINLAGNGWYSATLLATLSSTTFAMVLEMFGLSVVVSGATCDFDLGLAETSILLSMPFVGPIVMAFPWGYISDTYGRRRSLRIALWVSFAVSAISSFSPHWILLAVLKFISTSFCSCAQSAAYTMLGECTTENSRDAYILVMTSVLDFSLTLYVTFAYFIVNLDFVYHLGFITFTPWRLLNLVLSIPLGLGALGTYFYYESPKFLVNVGRSDEALDILKNIWRRNGGRGKYPVSKVYLKEEGNLKSQDLSFLRSLWDQIIPLFKPPLLYRSLQLYFLTAVVFSINNSYYIWFPFLAEKFASGFSSTDGNSTVEQVNGLCSIIVSEHQAAVSGATCSSTVDLSLVWSSLAQGASFVVILLLITKIAYRKKLLMIIILSISGFSTLGAVVINDSITSFIMYFGLLFNELCTGFIFSYFVDLYPTSYRGTAACVGVMVARAGALGGVNILGAFLMSHCTATFYGTFALMLSTVAVSFLLPPDKSLNKTVST, encoded by the exons ATGGCAAACAAAGGAGATGGTGACCGTCGTAAGAAGGATTCTGTTTGGACGATCAGCCACGGCAACCGGGAGGAATATGCTTGTCCCTACGGAGATGCTATTAACTTAGCGG GTAATGGCTGGTACAGCGCCACTCTGCTGGCAACCCTCAGCTCGACGACCTTCGCGATGGTTCTGGAAATGTTCGGCCTCTCCGTGGTGGTGTCGGGCGCCACTTGCGACTTCGACCTGGGTCTCGCGGAAACCAGCATCCTTCTCTCCATGCCGTTTGTGG GTCCTATCGTGATGGCGTTCCCCTGGGGATACATCTCAGACACATACGGACGCAGGAGAAGCTTGCGCATTGCTCTATGGGTGAGCTTCGCGGTGTCTGCCATCAGCTCATTCTCACCTCACTGGATCCTCTTGGCCGTCTTGAAGTTCATCAGCACGAGTTT TTGCAGCTGCGCTCAGTCCGCGGCGTACACCATGCTGGGTGAATGCACTACGGAGAACAGCCGCGACGCCTACATCCTCGTCATGACCAGCGTGTTAGACTTCAGTCTAACTCTCTACGTCA CATTTGCTTATTTCATCGTGAACCTGGATTTCGTCTACCATCTGGGCTTCATTACCTTCACACCCTGGCGTCTGCTGAACTTGGTGTTGTCGATTCCTTTGGGCTTGGGAGCGTTGGGCACGTATTTCTACTACGAAAGCCCCAAGTTCCTGGTAAATGTTGGAAGAAGTGACGAAGCTTTGGATATTTTGAAGAATATTTGGAGACGTAATGGGGGACGTGGAAAGTATCCG GTAAGCAAAGTGTACCTGAAAGAGGAAGGAAACTTGAAATCACAGGATTTATCGTTCCTGCGTTCGCTGTGGGATCAAATAATTCCCCTATTTAAACCTCCCCTCCTTTACCGAAGTTTGCAGCTTTACTTCTTGACTGCTGTGGTGTTTAGCAT TAATAACAGCTACTACATCTGGTTTCCGTTTCTGGCGGAAAAATTCGCTTCTGGTTTCTCGTCAACAGACGGGAACTCAACTGTGGAACAGGTCAACGGCCTGTGCAGCATTATCGTCAGCGAGCATCAGGCTGCCGTCAGTGGT GCAACCTGCTCAAGTACCGTGGATCTGAGCTTGGTCTGGTCCAGC CTCGCACAAGGAGCCAGCTTCGTGGTTATTCTCCTGCTGATCACTAAGATAGCATATCGCAAGAAATTATTGATGATTATCATTCTCTCGATATCTGGCTTCTCGACCCTGGGCGCGGTGGTCATCAATGACAGCATCACCAGTTTTATCATGTACTTCGGGCTGCTATTCAATGAATTGTGTACAGGATTCATTTTCTCGTATTTTGTGGATCTTTACCCGACTTCGTATAG AGGCACAGCGGCGTGCGTGGGTGTGATGGTGGCTCGGGCTGGTGCCCTTGGCGGCGTGAACATCCTCGGTGCCTTCTTGATGTCCCACTGCACTGCCACCTTCTATGGCACCTTCGCGTTAATGCTTA GTACCGTTGCCGTGTCCTTCTTGTTGCCTCCAGACAAATCGCTTAATAAAACTGTTAGTActtaa
- the LOC119190104 gene encoding putative transporter svop-1 translates to MANKGDGDPVKTREANGDRRKKDSVWTISKSNQEEYICPYGDAINLAGNGWYSATLLVTLSSSTFAMVLEMFGLSVVVSGATCDFDLGVVETSILLSMPFVGPVVMAFPWGYISDTYGRRRSLRIALWVSFAVSAISSFSPHWILLAILKFVSTSFCSCAHSAGYTMLGECTTEHSRDTYILVMSSVLDFSLALYVTIAYFIVNLDFVYNLGFITFTPWRLLNLVLSIPLGLGALGTYFYYESPKFLVNVGRCDEALDTLRNIWRRNGGRGNNNSYYIWYPFLAEKFASDFSSTDGNSTLELVNGMCSIIVSDHQGNLLKYRGPKLGLV, encoded by the exons ATGGCAAACAAAGGAGATGGTGATCCTGTGAAGACACGCGAGGCTAATGGTGACCGTCGTAAGAAGGATTCTGTTTGGACGATCAGTAAGAGCAATCAGGAGGAGTATATTTGTCCCTACGGAGATGCTATTAACTTAGCCG GTAATGGCTGGTACAGCGCCACTCTGCTGGTGACCCTCAGCTCGTCAACCTTCGCGATGGTTCTGGAAATGTTCGGCCTCTCCGTGGTGGTGTCGGGCGCCACTTGCGACTTCGACCTGGGCGTCGTAGAAACCAGCATCCTCCTCTCCATGCCGTTTGTCG GTCCTGTCGTGATGGCGTTCCCCTGGGGATACATCTCAGACACATACGGACGCAGGAGAAGCTTGCGCATAGCACTATGGGTGAGCTTCGCGGTGTCTGCCATCAGCTCCTTCTCACCCCACTGGATCCTCTTAGCCATCTTGAAGTTCGTCAGCACGAGTTT TTGCAGCTGCGCTCATTCCGCGGGGTACACCATGCTGGGCGAGTGCACTACGGAGCATAGCCGCGACACCTACATCCTCGTCATGAGCAGTGTGCTAGACTTCAGTCTAGCTCTCTACGTCA CAATTGCTTATTTCATCGTGAACCTGGATTTCGTCTACAATCTGGGCTTTATTACCTTCACACCCTGGCGTCTGCTGAACTTGGTGCTGTCGATTCCTCTGGGCTTGGGAGCGTTGGGCACATACTTCTACTACGAAAGCCCCAAGTTCCTGGTAAATGTTGGAAGATGTGACGAAGCTTTGGATACGTTGAGGAATATTTGGAGACGTAACGGAGGACGTGGAAA TAACAATAGCTACTACATCTGGTATCCGTTCCTGGCGGAAAAATTCGCTTCTGATTTCTCGTCAACAGACGGCAACTCAACTCTGGAACTGGTCAATGGCATGTGCAGCATTATTGTCAGCGACCATCAGG GCAACCTGCTCAAGTACCGTGGACCTAAGCTTGGTCTGGTCTAG